The stretch of DNA caaCGACATGAAAGGTATTATAGAAATAAAGAGGTtttctatcttcaacatttaaATTGAAAGGTCTTGGGCAAATTGATACTATACTAGGTattaaggtaaaaagaaatagtggaggatatgttttgagtcaaactcattacatagagaaagtaaggtaaaaagaaatagtagaggatatgttttgagtcaaactcattacGTAGAGAAAGTACTGGAGAAATTCAGTCACTTaaaaattaaagaagcaaataccctgtttgacccaagtatcaaattaatcaagaatgttggaagaacaatggctcaattagaatattcaagtgctataTGAAGTCTTATGTATGTAACGCAGTGCATAAGATCTGATATAGCATTTGCAATTAataaattgagtagatttactagcaatcAAAATGTAGAGCATTGGAAGGTTATTGAAAGAGTTCTTAGGTATCTTAAACGAACAAAAGATTATGACCTACAATACTCAAAATTTCATACTATTTTAAAAGGATATACTGACGCAAGttggatatcgagttttggagataacaaatcCACTACTGATTGGGTGTTCACCTTGGGAGGTGGCACTGTTTGTTGGAAGAGCAAGAAATAAATGCAtataactcactcaactatgAAATTAGAATTTGTTGCTCTGGTATGCAGGAAAGGAGGCTGAATGgttgagggactttctattagaaattccaTTGACTTCTAAAAGTGTAAATTCAATTTAtatactttgtgatagtcaaACCACTTTAGCTGGTCCGTATAGCgaaatatataatggaaagtcaagacatataagtcttagacatgattatatgaggaaattaatcaagagtggaattatttcactcacatttgtgaaaacaagtaaGAATTTGGCTGGTCCATTTATCAAACCTCTTACgagagaagttgtaagatcaacatcaaattAGATGAGGCTAAAACTCATTGAATAAAAGATCCATCAATAatagcaaccctactcaacattatgaaatgagtaacgaagagttcaaagggtaagaaGAACAAGTCATTGACATGTGGAGTGGTTCAGTACTTTGAAACATTTTACGAGTCCCATCTAAAAATGTTAAAGTGTTAGTTATCACCAAATGAGtattgagttaattatactcttaatgaagttcagtcaagttaggataagtatctcaaagagtgacaaaggtAGTATAAGAACTTCACgtatatgaacttagaagtggtgTCACTTCAATTGAAAGTTAGAGTTTCTCTTATAAAAGTTCATAAACTTGGATAAGCCTAAGACCATATTAGGGCTGAACGAGATTTTATGAAGAATATAAGGATGttatatttatgtgtgtggtatcactggtgttgtcattaggaataacaaattcatagcttttatgctatttgggatttcgacttcaATTTGTGATGCTTACgctaaggtaatattcaaatcaaaaaatatattattttattcataaatactatttaattacttgaagaaaattttaaatttaaataagtgggtgattgttataaattgttcaaataaaaaaaaaaatattttcaaaagatttatttgaaaatgtgGTTTCtttggtagttattttttaaAGGTTATGTCTTTtgtgaaaaaatatataaataggtATTTAAGAGTAAATTAGGATGACATCTTTTTcgtactctttttatttattcttcgagtgattgaattagacattctctaatttttcttttaagattctttattatttgttcaatacagatcttctaaagacttatcatatccactaaaactatttacatcaaactcataacaatcttattgagaagaagGTGCAAATATTATTTTTAGGATAGTATTTATATACATTTTaagcctaaatatatttcctatagtATTCTTCATCTTGTATTTATTAtttgttttcaaaatatttttatcctcttctttgtcatATTTTTCTAACAGTATATATGCATATGATATTGGCCGAGTTTAATTAACTAAAGGAAGATATTCCATACATTTGATTtactcataaaataaaaaaaattgatattctCCATCAATTATCctgtatattttataattattgatcTAAAAATTTCTCTTATTCTCTCCCTCCCAATAACTAACCCAATTAAAGAAGATATAATCGGCCTTTATTAACAGTTTGTGATGAAGAGTAAAACATGATGGAAAAGATCCAGATATGACAATGAGAAGCATTTTGCCTGCCGCATGGCCTTCATGAAATGCAGTAGAACATGGAAATGATACATGCGAGAGAGAACATGAAATGTATTAACAGCACATTCCAATGTTGCAAAATTATATGTTTAGAATTTGCAACATAATAGAAAAATGAAGCTTCCATGCTGGTTTTGAAGCAATTATGGATTCATATTGCAATTAGCTAAAGGATTCAAACAAGTGACCAAATTGACTTACCACGATTAACACACGAGAGAATTGGACAATTCCAGACCACGATCATCATGTGTGGAAAGATGCATAACAAAATCGAACATGCTCCCAGTTTACAGAATCCAGCATCATGAAACCTCAGATGATTATTTCCGAAAAACTGGACAGCAGACTTGTCACAGTATCCGGTCAACAGAAAAAGTAATACACATTGTAAGTTACAAGTACATGCTCATCAGACACCACCATTTTTATTAGAGGAAGGTGATGGCAAGTTCTATAAGCACGACAACACAGCAGGGCGTGGGGTCCTCGTGGAAGAAGCAGATGAACTAGTTTTAATGATCAACACCCTTGACAACTGTGACTGGGCAGGTACCATTGTTCACCACATGGTTACTCACACTACCCAACAGCAGCCTACAGAAGAAAAATCAATGCATCACTAATCATTCATAAATGACACAGTAAAATGGGTACTTGCCGTAAGCACATCTTGCGACTATTAAGTCTCAACATAAAAAGGTTCTCCTTTGGACAAAAGGTCAGTAGCAAAAGGAGAACTTGTCAACCTCTTAATCCCCCCATGCCCTCTATTCCCAATGATCAAACAGCTCAGAGGAATGGTATCAATTGCTTCACATATCTTTTCGCGTGCATCTCCCCAGTAGATCTTCATCAGAACAACAATCTGGAATATTGTAGCACAATAACAAGTCCCTTAAACATAGAAAACTGGTATCTGTTCACTGTTAGGCTTGAGAAAAATTGACAAATAGAGACTACCTCCTTTTGCCTGGCTACAGTATTGAGAATGTCCAGAGTTTCAGCATCAGGCTTCACCCCGTATTTCTTTGCAATTCCAGGGTCAGAGAATTCTATCAGTGGGATAAATGCTGCCATACATTGGACAAACCAAAAACCATTACTGCAAGAGGCTAAACACATTCTTTAAGGCTGATAAACAACAGAAATATCAGAATAGAAAAGGAGATAGAGACTATCAAATGGCAATGTGTTTAGAACGTCATACTGACATGAATCACAGATTAAAGTATATAACTACAAGCAGAATAGGCAGGAACAAGTTTGGCATATCACAGTCATAACTCTGCTGCAATCATAAACTTAACTCAGTTGACAGAGATAGAGAAGCTGTACTTTCTTAGGGAACTTTTTCTTATCCATAAGTAGCttcaattttttaaataataaaaaatacaatAGCAAATTGGAAAGTGAGAGCTGTTAGCTCGAGAGAGTCACATTTGTTATATGACTAATATTGGTATTGACAACCTCAATGGTCATGTAGACAACCAACAAAGTAAAAGACAAGGTGAACCAAGGAAGGAATCTTAAAAGATGAACCAAGCTTTAAAACCCAGCACGAAAGTGCATTTGCAAGCAGGGCAAGCAAGATCTGATGTGAATTTATTTTCTCATCTAGAATTCAGCAAACTGACACTGAGAAGTGCTTCAAAATTAAACTTGGCTTGCTTGGATTTTGTTGATCCAAGAGGATTgctaactcaaaaaaaaaaaaaaaaacattttaagaTGACATTAATCATGTTGAATTTTAACCTAACGAAGAGAGTGAATTCAATGTTTAGAGTTTTGTAGCATTAACATATTACTATTCAAAATTAGTAACTCTCGATCAACTACCCACTAAATGTACAGATATGAATATATGTTAAAACTACAAAAGATTTATTGCTTACACTAATATGTTCTCGTCACAAGGAGAAGAAAAGGTTGAAGGCTATGATTGGTACCACAGAAGGAGAGCCTCGAACAATTTACCAAAATTAAACTGTGTAGAAGGAAACACCAAGAGACAGAAACTAGAAAAGGTTAAATATTATCATGTCATATTGCATGTATACTTAACTTATTCAAATGCTTTTAAATGCTTACACAGCACTCTAGTGTTTTCTGTTCTGTATCGGTAGGCTGGCTATAGGCTAATTCTACATAACAACGTATGGATTTCCAATTCAACCACTGTTTTCTAATGAATCCGATCCAAGACGTTTTTACCATTCTGGCCCAAATAAGTCCATTCTTAATTTaaaaacagggacttataagccagTAATACTGAGAAAACAATTAAAAGAATGAGCACAATCACATTGTCTCAGCATTTTTTTAGTATGCTAAGTTTAAAGTTTAAATATTATGCCATATGATAAAAACTATGACTTTCTTTACCATCAATTCTCTCGCCAACTGCTTGTCCATCCACTGCATAATAATAATGTGGAATCATGCAAAGTTCTTCTAGCATCATTTACGTTTCAATTTGTGAGATTACCTAGTGGATATGCCAACTCTTAACCGAACACATAACACAAAAAAGAGACATAAGTGGACGTTGTTCTAAAGTATTCTCTATGCTGTAGAATTTATAAATACAAATCAACTGCCATATTATCACATTTATACTTGCAGTGAAGCCACAAAAGTTGGAGGACTTTCTATGATTTCTTATTGCATTGATATCCTACATGAACTAGAGATAAATTTACTAGATGAAAGTCATGAAATTTGGAAGcaacagaaaaataaatattccTGGAATTAATGATCAAGAATTCCTAAGCTAGCAAACAAAGCTTCCATAAAGAAATGCAAAAGAACTGGCAAGCGTGTAGCGTTGAGCGAATGCCATCAGTACTTAGTTGGACACAAATCACAAACCTAGACGAGTTGCAATTCATCATATAGCGAAATCGAGATCATAGCTTGTCCACTCCTAAATAATACTTGTCACCAGATTTACCTTGACCTAAACAATAATCGAGTCCTAGAGTCTCATTCAATGAACACCCACCAGATATGTTGCAATTATTGCAACCCTGACTTTCGTCACTCCATCTGCTTCTACGTGCAGGAAGGCCGAAAAAATTCGATCTTTTCAACAAAAGGACGATCGTAACACCAAAAGTCTTTTTGGGGTCGACATCAAGTACAGGGGTTAACAAAGCGAGAAAAAGTTGAAAGTTCCCTTTGAACGAAATGAAAGGAATCAGAGGAACCAAAGGGAAAGGGGGAAAGTGCGAAGGGGATCGGAGGAGAGAGAAGGAGGGAGCAGACGATCCATACGAGATCCGGTGGTCTCCCAGAGCTGCATCTCGCCCTCTTCATAGCAGCCCTCCTTCTGGACGTTGACCACGACGAGGTGGTCGCCGTCCCTCACCACGTTCTCCACCGCCCACCGGAGCGCCGCCTTGCAGCACGGCGAGAAGTCCATCGCCACCCCGACCCTACGATCCGCCGCCATCGACTGCTCGCTGCGCCTTCGTCTTCGCTCCGCAAAGCGATCCAAGGAGAGCCGAGGAAGAATGATGATGAGGCGGTCGACGAACGGCACAAATATAGAGACCACACATCGAAGTAGTCTGATAAGAATACCCACCCTTTTTTCTCACAACACGGGTGACATGGACGAGTGGCGTTTGCACCAACGAGTGCAACTAATAAAACAAGGGGTGTGCTTATCGAAATTAACTCGATCAGGACGACCAAGATTCCCCTGCGTAGCAGTCGGCGTGTATCATTCATTCATCACGACGCAAACCATGTGATATCTATGAGTGTTGCAGTAAACTTGATGCAGTAAGAAAATGATGGACAAGTTATTAACCACATGAGTTATCATCCGAGAATTTTTGCGGTTTCTCGATATTATTTACCAACAGATTTTTGTAATTCAATAATCTAACCATTGTTATTGTAATTCTcataattttcaatatttttGAAGGGGTGTTGATTTGTTCTCGTACTAGAGCTGATTCTTTATATCTTAGTTTAAGACTGTTAAGGTTTAGTGCATGCATCACACAGGCAGATTATAAGTGGGAGGTTCACAAAACATCAAGTACTTTAAGCTATTAATTAGGCATCTTTAAACCTTACCTTGAAAGAAGATAAGGTTTTGTTGCTTTCAATCATTCATTCAAATATGAAAGAGGAGTCTGTCAACCAATCCCTCGAGGCACTATGTGGTCAGAAACCAATAAGAGGAGTCTGTCAATCAATTTATTCtgataaagattttcaaatcaCCACTAacccaatatttttttaattattatattttttttgtttgtaattttaacaattcatcataagttttgagctcgaatttcatttattttctgaaaaaaaaaaatctactttatatatatatatatatatatatatatatatatatatatatatattataaaatgatctaattcttttattttatttattttgttcaCCATTAACAATTTGTATAAAATGATCTAAttcttttcatatatttttttctctcttcatgTACAATAGATCCTTATGTGGTTGTAAATGCCAATATTTCAGGGGCTAATATGAAAAAGGTTTTTCAAAAATAGCAAAAAATATGTGTtggaaaaaattaaaagaaaatcccGACCCGTGTTCACACTTGGCTcgtttctcccccccccccccgcctcaaACCTCGGAGGAGGAGAGAAACGGCGAAGGCCAGAAGGAGACGAAGAAGAGAGGAAAGGATCGATCTCTATCTTTCCATTCACGGCATCTGTTCCCGGTTATTGTTGTTGTCGGATCGCTGTCTTGATC from Musa acuminata AAA Group cultivar baxijiao chromosome BXJ2-11, Cavendish_Baxijiao_AAA, whole genome shotgun sequence encodes:
- the LOC135626381 gene encoding universal stress protein PHOS32-like, producing the protein MAADRRVGVAMDFSPCCKAALRWAVENVVRDGDHLVVVNVQKEGCYEEGEMQLWETTGSPFIPLIEFSDPGIAKKYGVKPDAETLDILNTVARQKEIVVLMKIYWGDAREKICEAIDTIPLSCLIIGNRGHGGIKRLLLGSVSNHVVNNGTCPVTVVKGVDH